The Mustela erminea isolate mMusErm1 chromosome 18, mMusErm1.Pri, whole genome shotgun sequence genome has a window encoding:
- the LOC116577136 gene encoding zinc finger protein 3 homolog isoform X1, with protein sequence MSATDCEMGTEHTEVIPKEEASEDPEPRAATSEKFPQVVCRGRELGAARAEDAVVRRSGASADGSAQWASLRGKGLASGPAVCKRSPSVEESGDSDESERVRGPSPHPLVPRTTPRTSPTERAVVPGAQRSPVGGKPHACKECGKAFNQNSHLLQHLRVHSGEKPFGCEECGKAFGTNSSLRRHLRIHAGEKPFACGECGKAFIQSSHLVHHHRVHTGERPYKCGECGKAFSQNSALALHQRIHTGEKPYACGECGKTFRVSSQLIQHQRIHTDERYHECGECGKAFKHSSGLIRHQKIHTGEKPYLCGQCGKGFGQSSELIRHQRIHTGDKPYECRECGKTFGQNSEIVRHVRIHTGEKPYVCAQCGKAFRGNSELLRHERIHTGEKPYECFECGKAFRRTSHLAAHQRVHAGEKPHQCSECARTFWDSSELLLHQKTHGGGKPYACGECQRTFGQHSQLVLHQRVHTGEKPYACGECQKAFGRSSHLLRHQSVHGAD encoded by the exons ATGAGCGCCACAG ATTGTGAGATGGGGACTGAGCACACGGAAGTAATCCCCAAGGAGGAGGCTTCTGAAGACCCCGAGCCACGCGCGGCCACGTCGGAGAAATTTCCCCAGGTGGTTTGCCGGGGCCGGGAGTTGGGAGCCGCCCGGGCGGAGGACGCGGTGGTGAGGCGTTCGGGAGCGTCCGCGGACGGGAGCGCGCAGTGGGCGTCCCTTCGCGGGAAAGGCCTCGCGTCGGGGCCGGCCGTCTGTAAGAGGTCCCCGTCGGTTGAGGAGTCCGGGGACAGCGACGAGAGCGAGCGCGTCCGGGGTCCCAGCCCGCACCCGCTGGTGCCCCGGACCACGCCCCGCACCAGCCCCACGGAGAGGGCTGTGGTACCCGGGGCGCAGAGAAGCCCGGTGGGAGGAAAGCCTCACGCGTGCAAAGAGTGCGGGAAGGCCTTCAACCAGAACTCGCATCTCCTGCAGCACCTGCGTGTGCACAGCGGGGAGAAGCCTTTCGGCTGCGAGGAGTGCGGGAAGGCGTTCGGGACCAACTCGAGCCTGCGGCGGCACCTGCGCATCCACGCGGGCGAGAAGCCGTTCGCCTGCGGCGAGTGTGGCAAGGCGTTCATCCAGAGCTCGCACCTCGTGCACCACCACCGCGTCCACACCGGCGAGCGGCCCTACAAGTGCGGTGAGTGCGGCAAGGCCTTCAGCCAGAACTCTGCGCTTGCCCTGCACCAGCGCATCCACACGGGCGAGAAGCCGTACGCGTGCGGCGAATGCGGCAAGACCTTCCGCGTCAGCTCGCAGCTCATCCAGCACCAGCGCATTCACACGGACGAGCGCTACCACGAGTGTGGCGAGTGTGGCAAGGCTTTCAAGCACAGCTCTGGCCTTATCCGCCACCAGAAGATCCATACCGGCGAGAAGCCCTATCTGTGCGGCCAGTGCGGTAAGGGCTTCGGCCAGAGCTCCGAGCTCATCCGCCACCAGAGGATTCACACGGGGGACAAACCGTACGAGTGCCGCGAGTGTGGCAAAACTTTCGGCCAGAATTCGGAGATCGTCCGGCACGTCCGCATCCACACCGGCGAGAAACCGTACGTGTGCGCGCAGTGCGGAAAGGCCTTCCGGGGCAACTCGGAGCTGCTGCGGCACGAAAGGATCCACACGGGTGAGAAGCCCTACGAATGCTTCGAGTGCGGGAAGGCCTTCCGGCGCACCTCCCACCTCGCGGCGCATCAGCGGGTCCACGCCGGGGAGAAGCCCCACCAGTGCAGCGAGTGCGCGAGGACCTTCTGGGACAGTTCGGAGCTGCTCCTCCACCAGAAGACCCACGGCGGCGGGAAGCCGTACGCGTGCGGTGAGTGCCAGAGGACCTTCGGCCAGCACTCCCAGCTCGTCCTGCACCAGCGGGTCCACACTGGCGAGAAGCCGTACGCGTGCGGGGAGTGCCAGAAGGCCTTCGGCAGGAGCTCCCACCTGCTTCGGCACCAGAGCGTGCACGGCGCCGACTGA
- the LOC116577136 gene encoding zinc finger protein 3 homolog isoform X2: MGTEHTEVIPKEEASEDPEPRAATSEKFPQVVCRGRELGAARAEDAVVRRSGASADGSAQWASLRGKGLASGPAVCKRSPSVEESGDSDESERVRGPSPHPLVPRTTPRTSPTERAVVPGAQRSPVGGKPHACKECGKAFNQNSHLLQHLRVHSGEKPFGCEECGKAFGTNSSLRRHLRIHAGEKPFACGECGKAFIQSSHLVHHHRVHTGERPYKCGECGKAFSQNSALALHQRIHTGEKPYACGECGKTFRVSSQLIQHQRIHTDERYHECGECGKAFKHSSGLIRHQKIHTGEKPYLCGQCGKGFGQSSELIRHQRIHTGDKPYECRECGKTFGQNSEIVRHVRIHTGEKPYVCAQCGKAFRGNSELLRHERIHTGEKPYECFECGKAFRRTSHLAAHQRVHAGEKPHQCSECARTFWDSSELLLHQKTHGGGKPYACGECQRTFGQHSQLVLHQRVHTGEKPYACGECQKAFGRSSHLLRHQSVHGAD, encoded by the coding sequence ATGGGGACTGAGCACACGGAAGTAATCCCCAAGGAGGAGGCTTCTGAAGACCCCGAGCCACGCGCGGCCACGTCGGAGAAATTTCCCCAGGTGGTTTGCCGGGGCCGGGAGTTGGGAGCCGCCCGGGCGGAGGACGCGGTGGTGAGGCGTTCGGGAGCGTCCGCGGACGGGAGCGCGCAGTGGGCGTCCCTTCGCGGGAAAGGCCTCGCGTCGGGGCCGGCCGTCTGTAAGAGGTCCCCGTCGGTTGAGGAGTCCGGGGACAGCGACGAGAGCGAGCGCGTCCGGGGTCCCAGCCCGCACCCGCTGGTGCCCCGGACCACGCCCCGCACCAGCCCCACGGAGAGGGCTGTGGTACCCGGGGCGCAGAGAAGCCCGGTGGGAGGAAAGCCTCACGCGTGCAAAGAGTGCGGGAAGGCCTTCAACCAGAACTCGCATCTCCTGCAGCACCTGCGTGTGCACAGCGGGGAGAAGCCTTTCGGCTGCGAGGAGTGCGGGAAGGCGTTCGGGACCAACTCGAGCCTGCGGCGGCACCTGCGCATCCACGCGGGCGAGAAGCCGTTCGCCTGCGGCGAGTGTGGCAAGGCGTTCATCCAGAGCTCGCACCTCGTGCACCACCACCGCGTCCACACCGGCGAGCGGCCCTACAAGTGCGGTGAGTGCGGCAAGGCCTTCAGCCAGAACTCTGCGCTTGCCCTGCACCAGCGCATCCACACGGGCGAGAAGCCGTACGCGTGCGGCGAATGCGGCAAGACCTTCCGCGTCAGCTCGCAGCTCATCCAGCACCAGCGCATTCACACGGACGAGCGCTACCACGAGTGTGGCGAGTGTGGCAAGGCTTTCAAGCACAGCTCTGGCCTTATCCGCCACCAGAAGATCCATACCGGCGAGAAGCCCTATCTGTGCGGCCAGTGCGGTAAGGGCTTCGGCCAGAGCTCCGAGCTCATCCGCCACCAGAGGATTCACACGGGGGACAAACCGTACGAGTGCCGCGAGTGTGGCAAAACTTTCGGCCAGAATTCGGAGATCGTCCGGCACGTCCGCATCCACACCGGCGAGAAACCGTACGTGTGCGCGCAGTGCGGAAAGGCCTTCCGGGGCAACTCGGAGCTGCTGCGGCACGAAAGGATCCACACGGGTGAGAAGCCCTACGAATGCTTCGAGTGCGGGAAGGCCTTCCGGCGCACCTCCCACCTCGCGGCGCATCAGCGGGTCCACGCCGGGGAGAAGCCCCACCAGTGCAGCGAGTGCGCGAGGACCTTCTGGGACAGTTCGGAGCTGCTCCTCCACCAGAAGACCCACGGCGGCGGGAAGCCGTACGCGTGCGGTGAGTGCCAGAGGACCTTCGGCCAGCACTCCCAGCTCGTCCTGCACCAGCGGGTCCACACTGGCGAGAAGCCGTACGCGTGCGGGGAGTGCCAGAAGGCCTTCGGCAGGAGCTCCCACCTGCTTCGGCACCAGAGCGTGCACGGCGCCGACTGA
- the LOC116577883 gene encoding zinc finger protein 3 homolog has translation MSCFSGRARPPFGVPAIVPGPVLCPDPQAAVACSPTAPALAGAPCAAPTSRLPSVISDCEMGTEHTEVIPKEEASEDPEPRAATSEKFPQVVCRGRELGAARAEDAVVRRSGASADGSAQWASLRGKGLASGPAVCKRSPSVEESGDSDESERVRGPSPHPLVPRTTPRTSPTERAVVPGAQRSPVGGKPHACKECGKAFNQNSHLLQHLRVHSGEKPFGCEECGKAFGTNSSLRRHLRIHAGEKPFACGECGKAFIQSSHLVHHHRVHTGERPYKCGECGKAFSQNSALALHQRIHTGEKPYACGECGKTFRVSSQLIQHQRIHTDERYHECGECGKAFKHSSGLIRHQKIHTGEKPYLCGQCGKGFGQSSELIRHQRIHTGDKPYECRECGKTFGQNSEIVRHVRIHTGEKPYVCAQCGKAFRGNSELLRHERIHTGEKPYECFECGKAFRRTSHLAAHQRVHAGEKPHQCSECARTFWDSSELLLHQKTHGGGKPYACGECQRTFGQHSQLVLHQRVHTGEKPYACGECQKAFGRSSHLLRHQSVHGAD, from the coding sequence ATGTCGTGCTTCTCAGGCAGGGCCCGGCCTCCGTTTGGCGTGCCCGCCATCGTCCCCGGTCCGGTCCTGTGCCCCGACCCCCAGGCCGCCGTGGCGTGCAGTCCGACCGCGCCAGCTCTCGCGGGGGCCCCGTGCGCTGCACCCACTTCACGCCTGCCCTCTGTCATTTCAGATTGTGAGATGGGGACTGAGCACACGGAAGTAATCCCCAAGGAGGAGGCTTCTGAAGACCCCGAGCCACGCGCGGCCACGTCGGAGAAATTTCCCCAGGTGGTTTGCCGGGGCCGGGAGTTGGGAGCCGCCCGGGCGGAGGACGCGGTGGTGAGGCGTTCGGGAGCGTCCGCGGACGGGAGCGCGCAGTGGGCGTCCCTTCGCGGGAAAGGCCTCGCGTCGGGGCCGGCCGTCTGTAAGAGGTCCCCGTCGGTTGAGGAGTCCGGGGACAGCGACGAGAGCGAGCGCGTCCGGGGTCCCAGCCCGCACCCGCTGGTGCCCCGGACCACGCCCCGCACCAGCCCCACGGAGAGGGCTGTGGTACCCGGGGCGCAGAGAAGCCCGGTGGGAGGAAAGCCTCACGCGTGCAAAGAGTGCGGGAAGGCCTTCAACCAGAACTCGCATCTCCTGCAGCACCTGCGTGTGCACAGCGGGGAGAAGCCTTTCGGCTGCGAGGAGTGCGGGAAGGCGTTCGGGACCAACTCGAGCCTGCGGCGGCACCTGCGCATCCACGCGGGCGAGAAGCCGTTCGCCTGCGGCGAGTGTGGCAAGGCGTTCATCCAGAGCTCGCACCTCGTGCACCACCACCGCGTCCACACCGGCGAGCGGCCCTACAAGTGCGGTGAGTGCGGCAAGGCCTTCAGCCAGAACTCTGCGCTTGCCCTGCACCAGCGCATCCACACGGGCGAGAAGCCGTACGCGTGCGGCGAATGCGGCAAGACCTTCCGCGTCAGCTCGCAGCTCATCCAGCACCAGCGCATTCACACGGACGAGCGCTACCACGAGTGTGGCGAGTGTGGCAAGGCTTTCAAGCACAGCTCTGGCCTTATCCGCCACCAGAAGATCCATACCGGCGAGAAGCCCTATCTGTGCGGCCAGTGCGGTAAGGGCTTCGGCCAGAGCTCCGAGCTCATCCGCCACCAGAGGATTCACACGGGGGACAAACCGTACGAGTGCCGCGAGTGTGGCAAAACTTTCGGCCAGAATTCGGAGATCGTCCGGCACGTCCGCATCCACACCGGCGAGAAACCGTACGTGTGCGCGCAGTGCGGAAAGGCCTTCCGGGGCAACTCGGAGCTGCTGCGGCACGAAAGGATCCACACGGGTGAGAAGCCCTACGAATGCTTCGAGTGCGGGAAGGCCTTCCGGCGCACCTCCCACCTCGCGGCGCATCAGCGGGTCCACGCCGGGGAGAAGCCCCACCAGTGCAGCGAGTGCGCGAGGACCTTCTGGGACAGTTCGGAGCTGCTCCTCCACCAGAAGACCCACGGCGGCGGGAAGCCGTACGCGTGCGGTGAGTGCCAGAGGACCTTCGGCCAGCACTCCCAGCTCGTCCTGCACCAGCGGGTCCACACTGGCGAGAAGCCGTACGCGTGCGGGGAGTGCCAGAAGGCCTTCGGCAGGAGCTCCCACCTGCTTCGGCACCAGAGCGTGCACGGCGCCGACTGA
- the KIF1C gene encoding kinesin-like protein KIF1C: MAGASVKVAVRVRPFNARETSQDAKCVVSMQGSTTSITNPKQSKDAPKSFTFDYSYWSHTSAEDPQFASQQQVYRDIGEEMLLHAFEGYNVCIFAYGQTGAGKSYTMMGRQEPGQQGIVPQLCEDLFSRVNKNESAQLSYSVEVSYMEIYCERVRDLLNPKSRGSLRVREHPILGPYVQDLSKLAVTSYADIADLMDCGNKARTVAATNMNETSSRSHAVFTIVFTQRCHDQLTGLDSEKVSKISLVDLAGSERADSSGARGMRLKEGANINKSLTTLGKVISALADLQSKKRKSDFIPYRDSVLTWLLKENLGGNSRTAMIAALSPADINYEETLSTLRYADRTKQIRCNAVINEDPNARLIRELQEEVARLRELLLAQGLSASALGGLKADEGGSGGALPAVSSPPAPASPSHPPAHNGELEPSFSPSAEPQIGPEEAMERLQETEKIIAELNETWEEKLRKTEALRMEREALLAEMGVAVREDGGTVGVFSPKKTPHLVNLNEDPLMSECLLYHIKDGITRVGQVDVDIKLTGQFIREQHCVFQSSPQPDGEVVVTLEPCEGAETYVNGRLVTEPLVLKSGNRIVMGKNHVFRFNHPEQARLERERGVPPPPGPPSEPVDWNFAQKELLEQQGIDIKLEMEKRLQDLENQYRKEKEEADLLLEQQRLYADSDSGDDSDKRSCEESWRLISSLREQLPPTTVQTIVKRCGLPSSGKRRAPRRVYQIPQRRRLQGKDPRWATMADLKMQAVKEICYEVALADFRHGRAEIEALAALKMRELCRTYGKPEGPGEAWRAVARDVWDTVGEEEAGGGGGGEEGARGAEVEDLRAHIDKLTGILQEVKLQNSSKDRELQALRDRMLRMERVIPLTQDNDDENEEAREAAWAAHPGTEAAEEEAPSERAPLAPARPPSPPLSSWERVSRLMEEDPAFRRGRLRWLKQEQLRLQGLQGAGGRGGGLRRPPARFVPPHDCKLRFPFKSNPQHRESWPGAAAGEAPAPPQPPEEVAPPLAAPARRPPSPRRSHRPRRNSLDGGGRSRGGGSAQPEPQHFQPKKHNYYPQQPQPYPAQRPPGPRYPPYTTPPRMRRQRSAPDLKESSAAV; the protein is encoded by the exons ATGGCTGGGGCCTCAGTAAAAGTGGCAGTGAGGGTTCGGCCCTTCAACGCCAGGGAGACCAGCCAGGATGCCAAGTGTGTGGTCAGCATGCAGGGCAGCACCACCT CCATCACCAATCCCAAACAGAGTAAGGATGCCCCGAAAAGCTTCACCTTCGACTACTCGTACTGGTCACACACCTCG GCTGAGGACCCCCAGTTTGCATCTCAGCAGCAGGTGTACCGAGACATTGGAGAAGAGATGTTGCTTCACGCCTTCGAAGGCTACAACGTGTGCATCTTTGCATATGGGCAGACTGGGGCCGGGAAGTCGTACACCATGATGGGGCGGCAGGAGCCAGGGCAGCAAGGGATCGTGCCCCAG CTCTGCGAGGACCTCTTCTCTCGTGTTAATAAGAACGAGAGCGCTCAACTCTCCTATTCTGTGGAG GTGAGCTACATGGAGATCTATTGTGAGCGGGTGCGAGACCTCCTGAACCCCAAGAGTCGGGGCTCTCTGCGGGTCCGGGAGCACCCCATCCTGGGCCCCTACGTGCAGGACCTGTCCAAGCTGGCCGTGACCTCCTACGCGGACATTGCTGACCTCATGGACTGTGGAAACAAGGCTCG GACGGTGGCCGCCACCAACATGAACGAGACCAGCAGCCGCTCCCACGCTGTCTTCACTATCGTCTTCACGCAGCGCTGCCACGACCAGCTCACTGGGCTGGACTCGGAGAAG gtcAGCAAAATCAGCTTGGTGGACCTCGCTGGCAGCGAGCGGGCCGATTCCTCCGGGGCCCGGGGCATGCGCCTGAAG GAAGGTGCAAACATCAATAAGTCCTTGACGACCCTTGGGAAGGTGATCTCGGCCCTGGCGGATCTG cAATCGAAGAAGCGGAAGTCGGATTTTATCCCCTACAgggactctgtgctcacctggctgCTCAAGGAGAATCTGG GTGGGAACTCACGCACGGCCATGATTGCGGCGCTCAGTCCCGCAGACATCAACTATGAGGAGACACTCAGCACCCTCAG GTACGCCGACCGCACCAAGCAGATCCGCTGTAACGCGGTCATCAACGAGGACCCCAATGCACGGCTGATCCGAGAGCTGCAGGAGGAGGTGGCCCGACTGCGGGAGCTGCTGCTGGCCCAGGGGCTGTCGGCCTCGGCTCTGGGAG GCCTGAAGGCGGACGAGGGGGGTTCCGGAGGTGCCCTGCCAGCTGTATCGTCCCCTCCTGCCCCGGCTTCCCCCTCACATCCCCCTGCACACAACGGCGAGCTGGAGCCATCGTTCTCCCCCAGTGCTGAGCCCCAGATTGGGCCCGAGGAGGCCATGGAGAGGCTGCAG GAGACGGAAAAGATCATCGCGGAGCTCAATGAGACGTGGGAGGAGAAGCTACGCAAGACTGAGGCCCTGAGGATGGAGAG agAAGCGTTACTGGCCGAGATGGGGGTGGCTGTCCGGGAGGACGGGGGAACTGTGGGCGTCTTCTCTCCAAAGAAG ACCCCCCACCTGGTGAACCTGAATGAGGACCCTCTCATGTCTGAGTGTTTGCTCTACCACATCAAAGACGGCATCACCAG GGTCGGCCAGGTGGACGTGGACATCAAGCTGACCGGGCAGTTCATCCGGGAGCAGCACTGTGTGTTCCAGAGCAGCCCTCAGCCGGACGGAGAAG TGGTGGTCACCCTGGAACCTTGTGAAGGAGCTGAGACCTATGTCAATGGGAGACTGGTGACCGAGCCCCTGGTGTTGAAGTCAG GGAATAGGATTGTGATGGGCAAGAACCACGTTTTCCGCTTCAATCACCCGGAGCAGGCACGGTTGGAGCGGGAGCGAGGagtgcccccgccccccgggccgCCCTCCGAGCCCGTGGACTGGAACTTCGCCCAGAAAGAACTGTTGGAGCAGCAGGGCATTGACATCAagctggagatggagaagag GCTGCAGGACCTGGAGAACCAGTAccggaaggagaaggaggaggctgaTCTTCTGCTGGAGCAGCAGCGACTG TATGCTGACTCTGACAGTGGCGACGACTCAGACAAACGCTCGTGCGAGGAGAGCTGGCGTCTCATCTCCTCGCTGCGGGAGCAGCTGCCCCCGACCACCGTGCAGACCATCGTCAAGCGCTGCGGCCTGCCCAGCAGCGGCAAGCGCCGGGCCCCGCGCCGGGTCTACCAGATCCCGCAGCGCCGGCGGCTGCAGGGCAAGGACCCGCGCTGGGCCACCATGGCCGACCTGAAGATGCAGGCGGTGAAGGAGATCTGCTATGAGGTGGCCCTGGCCGACTTCCGCCACGGGCGCGCCGAGATCGAGGCCCTGGCCGCGCTCAAGATGCGGGAGCTGTGCCGCACCTACGGCAAGCCCGAGGGCCCCGGGGAGGCCTGGAGGGCCGTGGCCCGCGATGTCTGGGACACGGTGGGCGAGGAGGAGGCcggtggcggcggtggcggcgaGGAGGGCGCGCGCGGGGCAGAGGTGGAGGACCTGCGCGCGCACATCGACAAGCTCACGGGCATCCTGCAGGAGGTGAAGCTGCAGAACAGCAGCAAGGACCGCGAGCTGCAGGCGCTGCGGGACCGCATGCTGCGCATGGAGCGCGTCATCCCGCTGACCCAG GATAATGACGATGAGAACGAAGAGGCCCGGGAAGCAGCCTGGGCCGCGCACCCGGGGACAGAGGCAGCAGAGGAGGAAGCCCCCAGCGAGCGCGCGCCCCTGGCCCCAGCGCGGCCCCCGTCGCCGCCCCTGTCCAGCTGGGAGAGGGTGTCACGGCTCATGGAGGAGGACCCGGCCTTCCGCCGGGGTCGCCTGCGCTGGCTCAAGCAGGAGCAGTTGCGGCTGCAGGGACTGCAGGGTgcggggggccggggcggggggctgcgCCGGCCCCCCGCCCGCTTTGTGCCCCCTCATGACTGCAAGCTGCGCTTCCCCTTCAAGAGCAACCCCCAGCACCGGGAATCGTGGCCGGGGGCGGCGGCTGGGGAGGCCCCCGCGCCGCCCCAACCCCCTGAGGAGGTTGCACCCCCTCTAGCTGCCCCTGCGCGCCGGCCTCCGAGTCCCCGGAGGTCCCACCGGCCCCGCAGGAACTCCCTGGACGGAGGCGGCCGGTCCCGGGGAGGCGGGTCCGCGCAGCCGGAACCACAGCACTTCCAGCCCAAAAAGCACAACTATTACCCCCAGCAGCCCCAACCTTACCCGGCGCAGCGGCCCCCGGGGCCCCGCTACCCTCCCTACACCACCCCCCCGCGCATGAGGCGCCAGCGCTCAGCCCCTGACCTCAAAGAGAGCAGCGCAGCCGTGTGA